The following are encoded together in the Brassica napus cultivar Da-Ae chromosome A9, Da-Ae, whole genome shotgun sequence genome:
- the LOC106364057 gene encoding protein RADIALIS-like 2 gives MASNSMSAYGSGSWTVKQNKAFERALATYDEDTPDRWYNVARAVGGTTPDEAKRQYDILVRDIESIENGHVPFPNYKTTGGSTKGRLRDEEKRMRNMKLQ, from the exons ATGGCATCAAACTCAATGTCTGCTTATGGATCTGGCTCATGGACTGTTAAGCAGAACAAAGCCTTTGAGCGTGCTCTAGCAACCTATGACGAAGACACTCCTGACCGTTGGTACAATGTTGCTAGAGCGGTTGGTGGGACAACACCAGATGAAGCTAAGAGACAATATGACATTCTCGTGCGTGACATCGAAAGCATTGAGAATGGGCACGTCCCATTCCCTAACTACAAGACTACTGGAGGCAGCACCAAAGGCAGGCTGCGTGATGAGGAAAAAAG GATGAGAAACATGAAGCTACAGTGA
- the LOC106365966 gene encoding alcohol dehydrogenase-like 4, whose amino-acid sequence MRMETQGKVITCRAAVARGAGEALVMEDVKVDPPQRLEVRLRILFTSICHTDLSAWKGENEAQQAYPRILGHEAAGIVESVGEGVEDMKAGDHVLPIFTGECGDCRVCKRDGANLCERFRVDPMKKVMVGDGKTRFFTSKDNKPIYHFLNTSTFSEYTVIDSACVVKVDPRFPLEKMSLLSCGVSTGVGAAWNVADIQPGSTVAIFGLGAVGLAVAEGARAKGASKIIGIDVNPDKFPLGREVGVSEFINPKESDKTVHERVMEITEGGVEYSFECAGRIEALREAFLSTNSGVGVTVLLGVHASPQLLPIHPMELFQGRSITASVFGGFKPKTQLPLLFTQCLQGQLNLDLFISHQLPFSDINEAMQLLHQGKALRCLLRL is encoded by the exons ATGCGGATGGAAACACAAGGCAAAGTTATCACTTGCAGAG CGGCTGTGGCAAGGGGAGCAGGAGAAGCTCTAGTGATGGAGGATGTAAAAGTGGATCCTCCTCAGAGATTGGAAGTTAGACTACGAATCCTCTTCACTTCCATCTGTCACACTGATCTTAGCGCATGGAAAGGCGAG AACGAGGCTCAGCAAGCATACCCTCGAATCCTTGGTCATGAGGCTGCAGG AATAGTGGAGAGCGTAGGGGAAGGAGTGGAGGATATGAAGGCAGGGGATCATGTGCTCCCTATTTTCACCGGAGAATGTGGTGATTGCAGAGTCTGTAAACGAGATGGAGCCAATCTTTGCGAGAGGTTCCGAGTGGATCCAATGAAGAAAGTGATGGTAGGTGATGGGAAGACCAGATTCTTCACCAGCAAAGACAACAAGCCCATCTACCATTTTCTTAACACATCCACCTTCTCCGAGTACACTGTCATAGACTCGGCCTGTGTGGTCAAGGTGGACCCTCGGTTTCCTCTAGAGAAGATGAGCCTCCTCAGCTGCGGTGTCTCAACTG GAGTGGGTGCGGCCTGGAACGTGGCTGATATTCAGCCTGGCTCCACCGTCGCTATCTTTGGGCTGGGCGCTGTTGGGCTTGCGGTAGCTGAGGGTGCAAGAGCAAAGGGGGCCTCAAAAATCATTGGAATCGACGTCAACCCTGACAAGTTCCCATTAGGGAGAGAAGTAGGGGTCAGTGAGTTCATAAACCCGAAGGAGAGTGACAAGACGGTTCACGAGAGGGTGATGGAGATAACTGAGGGAGGAGTTGAGTACAGCTTCGAGTGTGCGGGAAGAATTGAAGCACTCCGAGAGGCTTTTTTATCTACAAACTCGGGAGTGGGAGTGACAGTGTTGCTTGGCGTTCACGCAAGCCCACAGCTTCTACCTATCCATCCCATGGAGCTCTTCCAAGGCAGATCAATCACTGCCTCTGTTTTTGGAGGTTTCAAACCCAAAACACAGTTGCCTCTTCTATTCACACAGTGCCTCCAAGGCCAGCTCAATCTAGACCTCTTCATCTCTCACCAGCTTCCTTTCAGTGATATTAACGAAGCTATGCAGCTCCTACATCAGGGCAAGGCTCTCCGTTGTCTTCTCCGCCTCTGA
- the LOC106365967 gene encoding protein transport protein SEC23, translated as MAEFAELEAQDGVRMPWNIIPVATTKDQPIDSEIPVSAIYTPLAPSTPLLPYAPLRCRTCRSVLNPYSVVDFSASTWGCPFCFNRNPFPSNYSSISDTNLPPELFPNSTTVEYLSSSSSSSSPPPVFLFVVDTCLFSDELDFLRSSLFQAVDLIPDASVVGLIAFDSLVRVYELGFPHCTKSYFFHGNKDCSKDQLLDQLSFFVKSPKPSSGVIAGVRDGLSAEDIARFLPPASDCQFTLHSVLEELGSSQWPAAPDHRPGRCTGVALRIAACLLGACFPGSAARIMAFIGGPSTLGPGAIVSPELSEPIRSHKDIGKDSAPCYQEAVEFYEKLAKQLVHQGHVLDVFASSVDQVGIAEMKVAVEQTGGFVVLAESFGHSVFRDSLKRVFQSGENDLGLSSCGIFEINCSKGVKVQGIIGSCASLEKKGPLCSDTGIGQGHTSAWKMCGLDKSTSVCLVFEIAKRETADVVLQSQINQFYFQFLTYYQHSNGQTRLRVTTLSRRWVMGTENLQELTNGFDQEAAAVVMARLISFKMETQPEFNPQRWADKALVNLCSRFGEYQKGNASSFNLPSQLSNFPQFVFHLRRSQFVQVFNNSPDETAYFRMILNRENVSNSIVMIQPSLVSFTFNSQPEPIPLDVASIAADRILLLDAYFTLVIFHGATIAQWRKAGYHHQPEHQALVHLLQSPRDYSDTIINERFPIPRLVICDQYGSQARFLLAKLNPSSDGNGPFSGGSNVFTDDVSLSVFLDHLRRLIVH; from the exons ATGGCAGAGTTCGCAGAGCTCGAAGCTCAAGATGGCGTTAGAATGCCATGGAACATCATCCCCGTCGCAACCACCAAGGACCAACCCATCGACTCCGAGATCCCAGTTTCCGCCATCTACACACCTCTCGCCCCCTCCACCCCTCTCCTCCCTTACGCTCCCCTCCGCTGCCGCACCTGCCGCTCCGTCTTAAACCCTTACTCCGTCGTCGACTTCTCCGCCTCCACATGGGGCTGCCCTTTCTGCTTCAATCGCAACCCCTTCCCGTCAAACTACTCCTCGATCTCCGACACCAATCTCCCCCCGGAGCTCTTCCCTAACTCTACAACCGTCGAGtatctctcctcctcctcctcatcctcCTCTCCCCCTCCCGTCTTCCTCTTCGTCGTTGACACTTGCCTCTTCTCCGACGAACTCGATTTCCTCAGATCGTCTCTCTTCCAAGCTGTCGATCTCATCCCCGACGCCTCCGTCGTCGGACTCATCGCCTTCGATTCGTTGGTCCGCGTCTACGAGCTCGGGTTCCCTCACTGCACCAAATCTTACTTCTTCCATGGAAACAAAGACTGTTCCAAAGATCAGCTCCTTGATCAGCTCTCTTTCTTCGTCAAGAGCCCTAAACCTTCTTCCGGCGTCATCGCCGGCGTTCGTGACGGTCTCTCCGCCGAAGATATTGCTCGGTTTCTCCCACCGGCCTCCGATTGCCAGTTTACTCTCCACTCC GTTCTTGAGGAGCTTGGAAGCAGCCAGTGGCCGGCTGCACCTGATCACCGCCCTGGGAGGTGCACTGGTGTGGCGCTTCGTATAGCTGCTTGTCTCTTAGGAGCTTGCTTTCCTGGCTCTGCTGCTAGAATCATGGCTTTTATTGGTGGGCCTTCCACTCTAGGCCCTGGAGCC ATTGTTTCTCCAGAGCTTTCGGAACCAATCCGTTCTCATAAGGACATTGGTAAAGATTCTGCTCCGTGTTATCAAGAAGCTGTTGAGTTCTATGAGAAGCTCGCGAAACAACTTGTTCATCAAGGCCATGTTCTTGATGTTTTCGCGAGTTCTGTTGATCAG GTTGGCATAGCTGAGATGAAAGTTGCAGTTGAGCAGACTGGTGGGTTTGTGGTGCTTGCTGAAAGTTTTGGCCATTCGGTATTTAGGGATTCTCTCAAGCGGGTGTTTCAGTCAGGTGAAAATGATCTAGGCTTGTCCTCATG TGGTATATTTGAAATTAACTGCTCAAAGGGTGTCAAAGTTCAGGGAATCATTGGCTCTTGTGCATCTCTCGAGAAG AAAGGACCATTATGCTCTGACACTGGCATCGGTCAGGGCCACACAAGCGCGTGGAAGATGTGTGGCCTTGATAAAAGTACTTCCGTATGTTTAGTTTTCGAGATTGCTAAAAGGGAGACAGCTGATGTCGTTCTGCAGTCGCAGATCAATCAGTTCTACTTCCAGTTTTTAACATA TTATCAGCACTCAAATGGTCAAACGAGGCTCCGGGTTACAACTCTTTCAAGAAGATGGGTCATGGGAACTGAAAACTTACAG GAGTTAACAAATGGATTTGACCAAGAAGCAGCTGCTGTAGTTATGGCACGACTTATTTCTTTCAAAATGGAGACTCAG CCTGAGTTTAATCCCCAACGGTGGGCGGACAAAGCTTTAGTAAATCTATGCTCCCGGTTTGGAGAGTACCAAAAGGGCAATGCTTCTTCATTTAACCTACCTTCTCAGTTATCAAACTTCCCTCAGTTTGTGTTTCACTTGCGCCGATCTCAGTTTGTTCAG GTCTTTAACAACAGCCCAGACGAGACAGCATATTTTCGAATGATATTGAACCGAGAGAACGTTTCGAATTCAATCGTGATGATTCAACCTTCGCTGGTTTCTTTCACATTCAATTCACAGCCAGAACCAATTCCTCTTGATGTGGCATCCATTGCAGCTGATAGAATCCTACTTCTGGATGCGTACTTCACACTCGTAATATTTCACGGTGCTACAATCGCTCAATGGAGAAAAGCTGGATACCATCATCAACCTGAACACCAG GCACTTGTGCATCTGTTGCAGTCTCCTCGAGACTATTCAGATACAATAATAAACGAAAGGTTTCCCATTCCGCGTCTTGTCATATGCGATCAATATGGTTCACAG GCTCGTTTTCTACTAGCAAAACTAAATCCTTCATCAGATGGAAATGGTCCTTTTTCCGGAGGGAGTAATGTATTCACAGATGATGTTAGCTTGTCTGTTTTTCTTGATCATCTTCGAAGACTCATTGTTCATTAG
- the LOC106365968 gene encoding universal stress protein PHOS32 isoform X2 translates to MEPLMEDEEFSLREVVLPSLIPVVPEPELEREDGERRRGRDVIIAVDHGPNSKHAFDWALVHFCRLADTIHLVHAVSSVKNDVVYEMSQALMEKLAVEAFQVAMVKSVARVVEGEAGKVICKEAERLKPAAVIMGTRGRSLVRSVLQGSVSEYCFHNCKSAPVIIVPGKEAGDESIVSWTKSGDPKP, encoded by the exons ATGGAGCCTTTGATGGAAGACGAAGAGTTCAGTCTTAGGGAAGTGGTGTTGCCGTCGCTGATCCCGGTCGTGCCGGAGCCGGAGCTAGAGAGGGAGGACGGAGAGAGGAGGAGAGGGAGAGATGTAATCATAGCCGTTGATCATGGTCCCAACAGCAAACACGCTTTCGATTGGGCTCTCGTTCATTTCTGCCGCCTCGCCGATACCATTCACCTCGTCCACGCCGTCTCGA GTGTTAAGAACGATGTAGTGTACGAGATGAGCCAAGCCCTCATGGAGAAACTTGCTGTTGAGGCGTTTCAAGTTGCTATG GTGAAGAGTGTGGCTCGTGTTGTTGAAGGGGAAGCAGGTAAAGTAATCTGCAAGGAAGCAGAGAGATTGAAGCCTGCGGCTGTCATCATGGGTACCCGAGGCCGGAGCTTAGTAAGAAG TGTGCTACAAGGGAGTGTAAGCGAGTATTGTTTCCACAACTGCAAATCCGCTCCTGTCATTATCGTTCCTGGGAAAG AAGCTGGAGACGAATCGATTGTAAGTTGGACAAAATCAGGAGATCCTAAACCCTGA
- the LOC106365968 gene encoding uncharacterized protein LOC106365968 isoform X1 encodes MEPLMEDEEFSLREVVLPSLIPVVPEPELEREDGERRRGRDVIIAVDHGPNSKHAFDWALVHFCRLADTIHLVHAVSSVKNDVVYEMSQALMEKLAVEAFQVAMVKSVARVVEGEAGKVICKEAERLKPAAVIMGTRGRSLVRSVLQGSVSEYCFHNCKSAPVIIVPGKAEAGDESIVSWTKSGDPKP; translated from the exons ATGGAGCCTTTGATGGAAGACGAAGAGTTCAGTCTTAGGGAAGTGGTGTTGCCGTCGCTGATCCCGGTCGTGCCGGAGCCGGAGCTAGAGAGGGAGGACGGAGAGAGGAGGAGAGGGAGAGATGTAATCATAGCCGTTGATCATGGTCCCAACAGCAAACACGCTTTCGATTGGGCTCTCGTTCATTTCTGCCGCCTCGCCGATACCATTCACCTCGTCCACGCCGTCTCGA GTGTTAAGAACGATGTAGTGTACGAGATGAGCCAAGCCCTCATGGAGAAACTTGCTGTTGAGGCGTTTCAAGTTGCTATG GTGAAGAGTGTGGCTCGTGTTGTTGAAGGGGAAGCAGGTAAAGTAATCTGCAAGGAAGCAGAGAGATTGAAGCCTGCGGCTGTCATCATGGGTACCCGAGGCCGGAGCTTAGTAAGAAG TGTGCTACAAGGGAGTGTAAGCGAGTATTGTTTCCACAACTGCAAATCCGCTCCTGTCATTATCGTTCCTGGGAAAG CAGAAGCTGGAGACGAATCGATTGTAAGTTGGACAAAATCAGGAGATCCTAAACCCTGA